The genomic region ATTTCCCAATCCAAAAACCAAACTCATCCAATACAATTACAATTCAATTCAATCAGAAACTCTCCCACCCCACTATACAAAGAACAATCACAACAATTTGAAGCATGggattttgataaaaaaaagaaaatcactaCTTTACCTCTGAAAGAATCAATCAAATTTACATCACaatcaagctttttttttttttttttttcctcgggCTGGTCTTGATATGATTCAACGCCACGGGTACACAAAAACCGTGATGCGAGGCGAGGCCGCGACTTCGAGGTTGCGAGGCGAGGCCGCGAAGGCTGCGGGCTGAGGCGAGCGAGACGGCGAGGCCGCGAGGCGAGGCGCGAGGCAAGgcgcgaggcgaggcgaggcaATGCGAGGCGAGGCGCGAGGCGAGGCGAtgcgaggcgaggcgaggcgatGCGAGGCGAGgcgcgaggcgaggcgaggcgcGAGGCGAGGCGAtgcgaggcgaggcgaggcgagagGGCTGTCTGCTGAGGCGAGAGGGCTGTGTGCTGAGGCAAGAGGGCGGCTGGCGAGAGGGCAGGGCTGAGCGTGAGAGAGGCGGCTGGCTGAGTGTGTGTGCAGTGACAGTgagtagagagtagagactAGGGTTTCAATACAAAATCagaatatatatgtatatatatatatatatatatatatatatataaggggtattttagtaatgtAATATACCGGGTATTTAACCGGGTATTTATCCGGGTCGGGTTCCGGGTCGggtctggattttttttataaaacccgaacccgacccggacccgcttcgggttttttttttttaaatccatacccgaccctattgtTTATCGGACCGGGTAAaacccggcccattagggtcgggctagACCGGGTATCCGTGGGTCGGatttaaattgccatccctaactAAAAGACTATATCGCGTTGGACCATATCTCAAACGAGTAAACTCCAAGAATAggaattcttttatatatatataagagagagagatttggagCTAAATGGGAATTAAGCTATAAATTCTTTTGTCATTAAACTGTTATTTAACAATGAGGAATAGTATTGCTAACTTTCCATCATGCCATTGGATATCTATTTGACTTGTTCTCTGTTGGAGCTCcattttgttgatatttttttccccaatggATGTTACACTTACATGATAAAATGCTTGAAGTACATGACAATTGAACATCAACAATTTGGTTCTTTTTGGTTGGTAAAATGAATCACGTTTCCATTGTAGTTTGTTATGCTTGGTATTTGTTTCAGGCATAAGAGAATGTGGTATTTGCTTCTAATACTCCATTATTTTGGATTTGTCACGTAGGATATCAAAAACAATCAGTTTCATCCATCCTTACTACAGGGGCTATACTTTTGGATGGTAGCAGAGTTTTATACTATTATGTAATGATGATACTAAGAATGTACTTAAtagatttttaataatttgatatgcTATAATATTATGTCATAcaaaattaagatataaattttgtaatatatatatatatatatatatatatatatatatatatatatatatatatatatatatatatatatataactttattgGTATTTAGGATTTTACTAGAAACTTCAAAAAGATACGCTAGTAttgaaatatttcatttcaatAGATAAATCGAAATGAGGTTTGAAATAGTATTGAAATTGTAATTGTCTTGttcattttcaatttaatattatatgggTGATTTCAGGTTTGTtccatatggtatcagagccggctCGGTAACCCCGTGTGGACTCGAAGACACTATCCCACAAAGTAGGCCCTAATGAGGACGCTAGGGATTTAAGTGgaggagattgtgatgccccattttgattgattgtgtgatgtgtgtgggtgtgtgatgtgtgtgggtgtgtgatgagtcccacatcgggtatttactgggttgaactagactttattaacaattacaaggagtctcaattgtgactagtccttttggaATATAATACATATGTGGCTAACACTTTTCCTTAGGTCGtttcataaaaatatagaaCCTTTGGATCACTTAgtaaggtgcaaggtagagcgtggaagttgtaggcgACTTAAGTATTActtgaagacttatagaatttcagttacttttattttgtaattcatgTTTTACATAGTGGAGATTATTTTCGATTTTGTGGAGTTTATATTTTTGTAAGAGGTTTTTAAAAGTACTTGTTTCTAtggaattttaaatttattttggatCAATTATGTTTATTGGGTTATATAAGTTCAGTAGGTTAGTCATGCATCTAATTCAATGTTCCATGGATTTGGGTCGTGACAGTTGTTAAGGTCTAAAAAATCATGACACAAGGCCCAAAGAAACAGCACATTGAGCCAACTCATGGAAAGtaaaattgaggaaaaaaaggTTGGgctcacaaaaagaaaaggatggtAGGCCCAATGGATTTGAGGCCCAAGATCCATGAAGGGGACGGTTTTAGAATCCATGaaacaaagggaagaaagaaaagggctCAGCCTGCCAAAATCAAAGGACCAAGGAAAGTCCAGTAGAAAAAGCTGGGCTCGGATCTCGGAGACTGCCAAGGGCCTGGGATCCCTGGGGCGTGTAGCATGGCCAAAGAGGGATTAAGACAGCTCAAAAGGGGAACCAAAAGGCACAAGGAACGAAGGACAGATATGTCCTTCTCAAGCACTTAGTGATGCAGCACGAAACCAGAGGGCTTGGAGAGCAACAACTCATGAGCAAAAGGCCGGTACCTCGGAGAACCCAGAAAGACGAACCATAAAGGGAAGTAGCTAGGAAAACCTTCAATTTGGCAAAGAAGGGCTTGGCTCACTgggaaaaaaatgacaaaaaggagGGGCTGCTAAAAGGCTAAGTttgaaaaaaaggaagataaagaaACCTTAGAAGAAGTGAAGTTGAAGGTCAGCTCCCCTGAAGATGCTTTAGAATGGAAGGTTAGCAAGGGGCTTTTGGAGAAAAAGcaccaaaagaagagaactATGAGAAACAAGGAATGGGTCAGCCATCAAAGCCGTTGGCACGCTACGGGCTCTATTATCTAGGAAAGCAAAGAGAGGGAACCAATGGTACCCCAGAGCCCTAAGgtgacactataaaaggaagaagcagCAATAGTGAAAGGCATGATTCATCAATAGTGAAATCATAATAGAATCATAAAACTCTGTCAAAACTCTAAGAAAATGAGGAAATATCTCCTAGTATCCCAGAAACAACCATTATAGGATAATACTTGAATTCAAAAgaattcaaactttgcaagtttTAGAGGTTTAGATAGCCATCTAAGTCtataatttttgagcttatttggaccttgtatcACGACTTAGTGAGCACATTGTAATCCATAATTAAGGAAactaattgagtatttcttattgatttgaggatccctaacaattatttttttttctttattacctTGCCTTCCTTTGCTGTTTTCTTATTGTGCAATACATATATTCTCACTTGCTAGTGTATGCGTGTTGTAGGAGCCTTGCcctgtgcaccacttggtttgtAAACAGACCATTTAGCTGTGGTGAGCCAAGCTCAGTCCCTTCGAACTACAACAAGAGGGCCCTAGGTCCTTGCTTGAATTTGGGCTGGACACTGTAAAAAAAGGGACCCTCACATTTTGGCGACTCTGCTGGGGACTGGGTAAAGAGCAGGGAAAAAGCAGTCGCTTCGTAGAGCATGTCTCCGAGAGTAAGGAACAGCAAAGGTATCAATGTGCCACTTGCGGCATCTGAATCTAGACAAAGAAATGAGGTGCCTCTAGTAGAACAAGAAGTTGTATCAGGACAAAGGCACACAGGACAAGAACCAGACCCTGTAGTTCGAATGGCAGAGATGCTAAAGGATTTGTAGCAAGAGATTCGTCTCCTCAAAGAAGGTAGGACTCAGGAAATCAGGGATAACATCCCCCTTGGGGTCAACCAGGACAGAGCCCAACCTGAGGGAAGGTCAACAATAGGAGGGGGAGCTAACCCCCAGTATCTGACGTTAACAGATATCAATGCCCTCTTGAAGCAGAAAAGGGAAAAACTCTCAAGGATCCCCAAGAAATTTTCTTGGGATCCCCCATTCCCGCCAGAACTCCTTGGGAAGCTGTATCCTAAAGGATATGAACCCCTGAAATTCCATCCTTTTAATGGAAGAAATTGGAGTGTTGTGGAACATGTGAGTAGGTTTATCCATACTATGGGACCTTACGCAGGGGGTAGAGAGCTGTGCCTAAGGGAGTTTGTTAAATCCTTAGTGGACAGAGCATATACGTGGTACACCACCCTGAAGCCTAGGTCCATTAAGACTTGGGACAAAATGATGGAGAGGTTTTGCGCGAAATATTACCCGGGTGAAGACAAGGTCACCTTCCAAAGCCTTCAAATGGTGAGGCAAAGGCCTGGAGAGGATCTTGTCTAATACATTAAGAGATTTGAAGATATTTCCCTGGACTACTATAGAGACCATGAAAAGAAGGAGCTCGTGGAAACTTGCATGTCCAACATGATCTTTGATTACAGGCTTAACCTTGAGAATTTATGCATAACCCAGTTTGTAGACTTTTTGCAAAGAACTACAAGGACAGCACAGACCATGAGGACAAAGAGGGTGCCAGTACCTCAAGCCATGATAGCATCAATgggagaaaaaaggaagaggcCTGATGGGAAAGTGTTCAAGGAACCACCAGTAATCCCATGTACCACAGAAGAATTGAACCATGTCCTGGACAAATGAATTGGGGATGGAATTGTTAGGTCATGTACCGTGTCCAGGCCACCAACTGAGGAAGAAAGGAAGAACCCCTTGTTTTGCAAAATTCATTATTATGTCAAGCACTCCACCAAGGACTACTGGACCCTCCGTAGGCTTTTTCACAAGAAGGTAAGAGAGGGAACCCTGGAGCTCACTCAAAAGGAttcagtgaaggaaaaaaattggttttatatctcatacaaaacacatagcgaaagcaacaaataaagatctatttcatttatgattgataacatgcactatgtaaatttcaaaatttgagaacaagatagcgtaccttagtgtggtgaaattcaaaaccaaagattgaagtactcgggaatacttttaatcttcacttcaattccactttacgcccaagatgtggtctctcaatcagttttcaaagggagaatgaaagtgtgtctcactctcacatacacaccattttttatatcactaataaaaattctgtatgtttttcccttttataattaactgattatataattgggctggcctattgggcctttccaattgggctttagtgtgtggcttggagtgggaccaaaaaagaccaataagacactagctccaatgggccttgagcttttccgtcaactcttgacaaatccaaagttaccattaattatatttaataccactatataaatataattgcactctaggcctttttaataaattatatcccaagattttattgtatgtgcaaccccttcataaaatattcgtaataatacaaagtcataaaatattgattgccactttgaaaattactacatcttaattcttgagtacccggtttaatcctttaagttattcattatatatttatgaaatctaattttataaatatatactttggtaatgctttactaaagtggttaggcctaacactctgaataaccaaatctattaaacttatctcaagggaatattttatatctccgttaagagattatgaattccatcttgagaatatatgttccatcaacactaaatgtggttgcgtaacatactgaggttttgaccgttactttagatcatGCATATGTCTTatctcatgatcatgtccattattctctcaagattaaaagttcatgcatatagaagtcatgagatttattattcatttgacagtcgttaggaaaataataaatctcacagcggtccagttcaatatgtcttaactcttaaaacatatcgaCTAGAAGTCTCAATTttcatgattaagacaaatcatctaaGTTGATaagttatagtcttcgcagataaaatgcccaattttattaccgactacgaactataaattatgagtttacaaagaacttgtgacttatatcttctgtgactaaatcacataaatcacatattatgcatctcatggactatatgataatgtcctaatattcatgttactattattttagataataataaaacaactttattaatcacaatattaagtcatacacaatgtcatacataatatcatacatagcatcatacaataggatttaagggcactaatcctaacaatctcccacttgtcctaaagactattgtgcattaatctaactcccattgcttccaaatgtgactcgaaagtcctttgaggcaaggttttggtaaagggatctgctagattatatgcactttcaatctttgctaccactacatctccacgagcaacaatgtctcagATGATGTGGtattttctctcaatgtgctttcctttcttgtgatttcttggatttttGGATTaagcaaccgctccactatcgTCACAAAATAATGTGATAGGAGCTTgttccattctcacaacaccaagatcagaaaggaatttcttgagccaaacaatTTCCTTTgttgcttcacaagcagcatcATAtttagcttccatggtggagtttgcaatacaagattgcttaacactcctccaacttatggctccaccttcCATGGTGAATACACAACTTGatgtggattttctgaaatttaaATCCGATTAagaatctgaatctgtatagccaatgggaatcatattctcactatggtaaacaagcatataatctctcgttctccgtagatacttgagaatatgctatatagcttgccaatgtttttgtcttggatttgattgatattggtTGACCATACCAATTGAATAACAGATAtcaggtctagtacaaagcatggcatacatgagacttctcactgtagaagcataaggaacttgtctcatcatattttcttcctcttgagtcttaggcctttggtcatcagacagaggaactctaTGTCTGAAAGGAAgaaatcatttcttggagttttgcatgctaaaccattcCAGAagcttatctatatatccagcttgtgataagcctaacatcttattcttgcgatctcgccaaagcttgatccctagaataaagttagcctcacccaagtccttcatatcaaattggcttgacaaccaaactttaaccgatgacattacccctacatcattcccaatgagtagaatatcatcaacataaagcactaggaacattactactttatcttgatgtcttttgtacacacatggtttatcaagattttgttcaaaaccaaatgacttgattgcttaatcaaatctaatgttccatgacctagatgcttgcttaagtgcATAAAtggcataccatatgctcttgaaACATtctggttgcatcatatagatttcctcttcaagattgccattaagaaatgcaatcttgacatccatttgccaaatttcgtaatcataatgagcagcaatggataagagaattctgatagatttaagcatggctactggtgaaaaggtttcatcataatcaataccttcttatTATGTATACTCTTTCGCCACTAGCtttactttaaaggtttcaacattttcatctatccctctcttcctcttgtaaacccatttgcaaccaacatgtttaatgtcattaggcgcctctacaagatcctaaatttgattggaatacatggaatccaattcagatttcatagcatTGACTCAATAATGtacatctatatcatttattgcctcttcataagtgtagggattcgattcagcctcttctgggATAGTTTcgtaagtttctcccaaacctataaatcttataagaggccgaacaattctccctcTATGACGAGGCAcatgtgtactagacatcttatgagtagtatcttatggtgtatccaatacagccacatcatccctagttttatccaaTGGTTGTAGATttacagattcattcatttcagccaatacaactctacttctaggagtaaaattattcatatagtcaattttcaaaaatttagcatttgtactaacaaaaactttgttatcatttcgactatagaataaataacctctagtttcttttggataacctacaagcaaacatacttctgattttggttccaacttatcaaaCTTCCCTTTTAGTACATGTGCTGGTCAACCCCAAATGTGAAGATATCTCATACTAAGCTTacacccactccacaattccatgggtgttttgagaatagattttgatggaactaaattcaaaagatgtattgctgtatctaaggcatatccctaaaaagaaatttgtaaagttgagtaactcattgTGGACCTagccatttccaaaagagttcTATTCGTTCTttttgctacaccattttgttaaggagttctaggtgcagtcaattgggagacaattccattttgaattaggtaatccttgaaattccTAAGAAGGTATTCCCCACCtcaatcagatcgaatggcctttatgcgtttacccacttgattctcaacttcaaccctaaactctttgaacttttcaaaggttttggacttccgtctcattaggaacacataaccatatcttgagtaatcatccgtaaaaatgatgaagtactcataatctccttttgcttgggttgacataggaccacatacatctgtataaactaattcaagcaactcttgggctcttctaccttttgcattaaaaggtcatttggtcattttaccttcgaaacaagattcgcaaataagaaattcatcaaagtccatgggctgtaaaaagtccatctttgattagtctttgaatcctatttgaattaatataaaCCAAACACAAGtaccaaagatatgcatcatttgtaaaagaaaactttctctttaatgattttacatgacaactactatctaatttagaattgtataattcatgcttatcaagagttaaaatataaagaccatccacaatattgccagaacagataaatattttatccttctttattacaacattgtcctttaggataatacaatatccatgtttacctaaatatgttgcagaaattaaattcctacgaacattaggtacaaatagatagtcttccaatattaaaaccctagactcaaagtataaattaacaacaccaacagctacaactggaatCCTGCTCctatcagccaaagtaagaaacaattccccttcattcaaTTTTCTGGTCTCTTGAAActcctgcaaagaattgcagacatgattagtacaacttgaatccacataccaggaatctgtgggattctgtaccaaacatatttcaagaagaaaggaacttttcatacccttattcttggcagctttgaactttggacaattcctctaccaatgtcctttctcaccacaatggaaacactttcctttatttttctttcttttgtcgGAAACCtttaaggcaatttgtttaccatcttgccTGGTGAAgtccttattcttcttcttcttcttcttacccttgtctttcgacttaggttgagaagtagaagtttcacccacattggcttcaacactagaagtaccaagcaTGTCTTCCACCGctactaactcattcattaattcaaacaaagaatacatatttttattcatattataattaagtctaaattccttgaatgatttcggtagtgactggagtatcatatccacttgggattctccatcaatgtcagcacctaaaacttctaatgtgtttggattaacaatcatcctaagacaatgcttcctcactgaacttcctgcagccattttggtattataaatttgtctcatggtttcttgccttgcagaacggcctttcAGAACGGCCTTGCAGAATGGctttgctcaccaaacatctccttcagacttagcatgaTGTTCGAAGCTAGTTTTatatcctgcatttgatgctgtagaacatttgagatagatgctaagatatagcacttagccatcttattagatttctaccaacgatcatatcgttgttttttcTCAAGAAGAGCATCTAATTGTTgaggtttatgccctaaaatccattTTATTGAcacgtcataaataattaaattgtttaattatatgagactatctataaatgaactaatgagacattatcttaatccatgagatgcatagtatttgatttatgtgaaaagtcacaaaagatataaatcacaagttctttgtaaactcagaagtttagttcatagtcggtgatgaaattgagcgtTTCATTTgtaaagactataacatatcaactaagatgatttgtcttgatcatggaaatgaagatttctagttggtatgttgatatgttttattggtcccactccaagccatacacaagagcccaattggaatggcccaaaaggctagtccaattagataatcagttatatataaggagagaaacatacagaattgaATAGAAGGTTTTGATGAGaccttttcataagtgttttttatacaaggaatgaaatggtttgtatgtgagtgttggacactctcctattctctctttaatgaaaactgattgagagaccacacatcttgggcattaagtggaattggagtgaagattaaaagtattcccaagtgcttctgatctttgattttgaatttcaccacaccaaggtacgctttcttgttctttaattctgaaacttacataatacatgttatcaattgcgaatgaagtatatccgttattttttccactgcgcatgttttgtatgaaatacaaacaagtattttcttgtattttccaacactaatgaaggaaagcacggacatggttgagtaagcacatatttgtgctcttcatgtccaaatttcttttccagttaaCATCGTTGGTccaatcagtttgttttgattaagaatagcaataagtgagctaaatgatgccatgataaaatctaaaaataaacatgaatataataagtaaactggatattatcaatttagcatataaacatataatatggaaccttaataaaaccataaaataatatatgtaacGACAACCCGATcctatgtttaaaattccttggaagcaagtaaattataaacactataattgattgagaactattctcattattagtgctatcataaTAACTTTTAGCAAATACTAATAACATGCTgtatttcctttagcctctaagtaataatgacatagctccgaaaTGAGGTTAatattaaacttagtctagtgtataccattgactaaattctatgtgagtcattaagtaacttcACGGTAGCGTGGTcattcttaatgtaaaaacacataccatccatcattaagaagtatattttgtagtaccatgaattaaacaccctctgAAAGGAGCAAGACATATGCGCCAAGGCGAGATACTTAATCATTCTACTATAAACCgtcaatggaggccgtgagatccaactcttgtatctctctcccactagatgttttaaattaaaggtttaaaaaaaaaaaaacataataatgctagacactttgaaaacacataatcctaatctcattaggaataaattttataatcctagcattaatatatataaatatatatataatgtaatataaactcatatta from Castanea sativa cultivar Marrone di Chiusa Pesio chromosome 11, ASM4071231v1 harbors:
- the LOC142617986 gene encoding uncharacterized protein LOC142617986 isoform X3; the protein is MNDGGSRKCFSSSGLKWKYERRNHQFALWCEAAVVAEKEAADTPCENFEYQAEDIKNNQFHPSLLQGLYFWMVAEFYTIMFVPYGIRAGSVTPCGLEDTIPQSRP